The following proteins are encoded in a genomic region of Spirosoma sp. SC4-14:
- a CDS encoding RagB/SusD family nutrient uptake outer membrane protein, with amino-acid sequence MKRSIKNKFIYTASLTAILLGGVSCKDQLDVGNPNAPTVAANVNTESGLISLAQGGVYINGFYNGDGWLGNSYFSLPLGYQELMADNLGADASNNQITTIGVPDYIILDDGTKVTNSAPQISIIRSYNSRAATGAGNNAIYYQWLNMYALNNACNEVLALVDGIKFSGDATSRTNTIKAWCYWWKGFAYASIGSMYYSGLIEDKAGQTDGNYVLHDAIINQSNTFFNQAATTLGTISSESDYEEVLGQLIPAFTQVGNGGIPTIDMWKRNINTMLARNILVNKLSPFVNGNPSATISKSSTTAMTDADWNSVLTLATAGIQKGDIVFTGRSVASNYFFSASGGTVAALTTGVNTATTFKISERFIQSFNAGDKRFTNNFNTNTTYKNNYTFTTRYSITDGGNGEPGVYVYGTKAVGEYEVYIAGSYEENQLMLAEANIRLGNIEKGLGYIDAVRAYQGAGVAPVAGTGLSLAKALTELTKERRVSLFGRGLAYYDSRRWGWTYDVSVGGGSYGNTVVTTAGAINKNVTISYNFMDYWDVPADESVLNPSTSGVSTTNPNY; translated from the coding sequence ATGAAACGCTCTATAAAAAATAAATTCATCTATACGGCTTCATTAACAGCCATTTTGCTTGGAGGGGTATCCTGTAAGGATCAACTGGATGTAGGCAACCCAAACGCACCGACGGTTGCAGCCAACGTGAATACCGAAAGCGGTCTTATTTCGCTGGCCCAGGGTGGCGTGTATATCAACGGTTTTTATAATGGCGATGGCTGGCTGGGAAATAGCTACTTCTCGTTGCCGCTGGGCTATCAGGAATTGATGGCCGACAACCTCGGTGCCGATGCCTCGAACAACCAGATCACCACAATCGGGGTGCCCGACTATATTATTCTGGACGACGGTACGAAGGTGACAAACTCAGCTCCGCAGATAAGCATTATTCGTTCGTATAACAGCCGGGCGGCCACGGGAGCTGGTAACAACGCCATCTATTACCAGTGGTTAAATATGTATGCGCTGAATAATGCCTGTAACGAAGTATTAGCGCTTGTTGATGGTATTAAGTTTTCGGGCGATGCTACCAGCCGGACCAATACCATTAAAGCCTGGTGTTACTGGTGGAAAGGGTTTGCCTATGCCTCAATCGGATCGATGTATTATTCGGGTCTGATCGAAGATAAAGCGGGGCAGACCGATGGTAATTATGTACTCCATGATGCCATTATTAACCAGTCGAATACCTTCTTCAATCAGGCGGCTACCACATTAGGAACTATCAGCAGCGAGTCGGACTATGAAGAAGTATTGGGCCAGTTGATTCCCGCCTTTACGCAGGTTGGCAATGGCGGTATTCCAACTATCGATATGTGGAAACGGAATATTAACACCATGCTGGCTCGCAATATTCTGGTGAACAAGCTGTCGCCGTTTGTCAATGGCAATCCGAGCGCCACGATCTCTAAGTCGTCGACAACGGCCATGACCGATGCCGACTGGAATAGTGTATTGACACTGGCTACTGCGGGTATTCAGAAAGGCGATATCGTATTTACGGGACGGAGTGTAGCCTCTAACTACTTCTTCTCGGCTTCGGGGGGTACGGTTGCGGCTCTGACAACGGGCGTAAATACGGCCACTACGTTCAAAATCAGCGAGCGGTTTATTCAGTCGTTCAACGCGGGCGATAAGCGGTTTACCAACAACTTCAATACCAACACCACTTACAAAAACAACTATACGTTTACAACGCGCTATAGCATTACCGATGGGGGTAATGGCGAGCCTGGCGTATATGTGTATGGAACCAAGGCTGTTGGTGAGTATGAAGTCTACATTGCGGGTAGCTACGAGGAAAACCAATTGATGCTTGCCGAGGCAAATATCCGTTTGGGTAACATTGAAAAAGGGTTAGGCTATATCGATGCAGTGCGAGCCTATCAGGGAGCCGGTGTTGCACCCGTAGCTGGTACGGGCCTTTCGCTGGCCAAAGCACTGACTGAGCTAACCAAAGAACGCCGTGTGTCGTTGTTTGGCCGTGGTCTGGCCTACTACGATAGCCGTCGCTGGGGCTGGACCTACGATGTATCGGTGGGTGGCGGAAGCTATGGCAACACCGTTGTTACAACGGCCGGTGCCATCAATAAGAACGTAACCATTAGCTACAACTTCATGGATTACTGGGATGTACCGGCCGATGAGTCGGTTCTGAATCCGTCTACATCCGGCGTTTCAACGACAAATCCGAATTATTAA